The window ggtaccagaccccctgatacaggctgttcggtccctgtacgaccggtgtcaagaGTTTGGCCCGGATTGCCCGCAGtagtcggattcgtttccagtgagcgtttgactccgccaaggctgcactCTCCCAcaaattctgttcattacctttatggacagaatttgtagATGCAGCCGGGGTGTTGAGCGAGTTTGGTTTGATGACGTCAGTATCACGTCgctgttttttgcagatgatgtggttctgctggattcatcaagccgtgatctcaaaCTCTCGCTGGAACGgtttgcagcagagtgtgaagcgggtgGGATTAAAagtagcacctccaaatctgaggccatgttcctcagtcgaaaaagggtggagtgccctctctgggtaagggaggagatcctgcggtgagtggaggagttcaagcagcttggggtcttattcacgagtgagtgaagaatggagcaggagatcgacaggcggagcGGTGCAGactctgcagtgatgcagactctgaatcggtctgtcgtggtgaagaaggagctgagccgaaaggcaaagctctcaatttaccggttgatctacattcctaccctcacgtatggtcacaagctgtgggtcataACCGAAGGAACAAAATCCTAGATATAAGCgaccgaaattagtttcctcggcagggtatccgggctctctCGTAGAGATAGGGTGATAATCTCGGTCATCccggaggggctcagagtcgagctgctgctcctccgcatcaagaggagccagatgaggtggctcgggcatctgctTCGGATGCCTCCTTTACGGCTGTAAagtccgggcacgtcccacaggGACGAGGCCCCAGGGAACGACCCAGGActcgctggagagactacggctctcggttggcctgggaacgccgccggatccccctggaagagctggacgaagtggctcaggagatggaagtctgggcttcgcttctcaagctgctgcccccacgacccgacctcggaaaagcagaagaaaatggatggctggatagatggatattaACTAAAATGTTACATTACGAGAATTAGATTATATTTTATCCAAACAGCAGCTGTAATAGTCTTTTTTGATtaccaccaccaaaaaaaaaaaaaaaaaaaaaactaattttataggcaagtttcccccccccccccgagaaaaaaattacatttttcctAGAACATTCAAAAAATAgttatttctttcaaaaataatgttacaaaaatgttacattcttctcaaaaagaaaaaaatcaataatagtactttttttttttttttaaatagtgtatTTTTCAAGACTTTCTTGGGGAagatagttgtatttttttgtcaaaaagtcccTCACATTGGCCCCAGTACTCCATGTTTTCATTGGCAATGAACTAAGATTATCCTAACAAGGATGCGAATGAAATAATCCAGTTATATTTACATCAATGTGCATGATTTCGTGTTAGTCAGACTTCAAGTCTTGCGGGGTGTACTAAAACGCTGCCACGATGTTGCAACGCTCATCCATGTCGCTCAGTAATCGCACCACGCCAAATTACGTCAGTAGCTGTAAAACATTTCAGTCAGCATCATCTTTCACGAGTGACCTAATTTATGAAGACAGTGATTCCCATCCAATGCGCAGGGAAATATCATTTGGCGTGTCACTGGAAATTAGCCAATTTCAACTATCGGTATCTATTGCCAGCGAGGTTTATTGACAGAACAATTAAACACTCtcccacaagatggcagaaggtatatAATTAATCAGTGTatcaactttttgtgacatttctgttagGTGCTGTCCCATAAGATTTTTTTCCGATGAAAAAtacgtgccttggctcaaaacaggttgggaaacactgttttaAGAGTCACATATGCATGCATTCATGGCTGAAACACAAGAAAATGAGTAATGTTCCCCCACCCTGAACAAAAGTCATTTCCACATTGGTGAGTGAAATTAAATAAGAGAAAGAGTAAAAAGGTTCGCTCAGATGATGGTGACACTCGAGGACGTCTGCGCGCTCTCCTCGTGGGCGTGGCTTTTGAGCAGCTCGTTAATGAACTGCTCCAGAGCTGCAAAGTAGCCCTGACACTGCCACGTGTCATTGTGCGTGCCCTCGGGGAAGATGGCCAGGCGTTTAGTCCGCGACGGTGACATCTCGTATAGTTGCTTCATCATGACCGGCGGTATGAGCTGGTCTGACAGGCCCGAGACGAACAGCGAGGGCATGCGGCACAGCGCCACCTTCCTATAAGACAGGAACTGATTCCTGTAGCACCACAGGGGCAGCAGGCGCATGGGCAGGAAAGAGAAGAGCGTCGCTGCCATGTGCGGGATACTGAGGAAGGTGTTTTCCACCATAATGGCCGCCACGCGGTGCGGGTTGGCCGACGCCAAGCGGATGACCACGGCGCCCCCCAGCGAGCGGCCGAACAGTATCACTTTGGTCTTGTCCAAATCGGGCCGGGTCATCACGTAGTCCAGCGTGGCCTCGGCGTCCAGGTAGAGGCCCTCCTCGCCGGGCTCGCCGTCGCTTTTCCCGTAGCCGCGGTAGTCCACGAGCACCACGTTGGCTTTCAGGTTGACCAGCATCAGCAGCGCGTTGGGCACCCTGTGGCCGATATTGCCCGCGTTGCCGTGGAAGTAGAGAATGGTGGGCGGCGCCGAGGAAGCGGTGCCGCTCTGATTGGCAGCCGAGACTCCGGAAGGTGAGTCCCCCGTGTATCGCAGCAGGATGAGGTTGAGCTTCACGCCGTCCTTAGTGCGAATGTAGACGTTCTCGTGCGGGATTCCCGTCGGCACGGGAACGTAGAGGCGTGACGACGACGGCTGGTCGGGGAAGTAGAGAAGCGCGTCCTGGAATTTGTAAAGGATGCCCGCCACGGAGGCCAGGATGAGAGCCAGGAGGATGAAACCCCCGTACAGGTGGAAGGTGAGGATCAGAGCCAGCAGGGACACGCGGCAGGTGCCCCAGGACCAGGAGACTAAAGTGAGGGTACAACGCTCCACTGCGCCCCACAACCTCCACGGCTTCTCCATGGCAACACAGAGCTTAGTCACAATAACAACAGCCTGAAAAAACAGAGAACACCACTCACAGCACACGGGCAAAACAtgatatgaaaacaaatgcaGTGGAGGTTGAACAAGTTTTAactaaataagtaaaaatagcATACTTTACAGAGCGTCAGTTCAGCTACACTTAACATACAGTGCATGCCAACATGAGTCATACATTCTATTACAATTTAACATACACTACCTACGTAATATATATTGAAAATACAGTGTTCTCTCGCCACTTCGCACTTCACGTTTTGcagcttcagtgcttcgcggtttttttccaaaaatattcatcaaaaataataattcagcaaaaatataaaaatgaaaaaaatacagccatatcagaagccatattgcggaaagacgcgttgtttcgtGTTTATGCacgagagagaaggtttccctgcatgccaaacaaagagatgagttgactcagaggctttgtactatacatgccacgggcacaaggtgcgtgattggttcccggcgcgacatcgaccaatgagagcacgagtggatttatcccgtgagctgattggctgcgcatcatcgtaGCCTCACCCAACATCTTCcattgttgtgtctcgccagtctcatccacgctgttgactgtcttGCATACTGTTATCTTggtgttgtgttcgtgataaaaaaatttgtttaaacgataacttgttttgattagttaagcccttacaatgccgcctaagcgctgtgcccctgcgaaagcttcctccggggcgcccaagagaaagatgatgatgaggaccatcagcgaaaaagtgaaacttttagatacgatcaaagagggcagaaattatgcatctgtggcacgccattatggcgtacatcaagaaagaggaagcaaacatccgcaaaactgcaacaataaggaagcgaaacgtgtggtaactccgcgtaataagagacggggttatgtccttgcacgggggaattttgaagcaaaagaaaaaaccaAAGACAACAAATCCTACTtggcggtttttcacctttcgcggggggtttctggtccccattgaccgcgaaaaacgagggatcacttaattgcaataaccgatcaccgcaTCATATATGGGCGTTCTCCCTAATGTGAACAATTGTATATTCTTTAAGAAAAGGACATTTACCAGCAAGTATGGAACAGTACACATGCTTCAGAAGCTAACGCCCATGTTAGGAGTCCCTTTAACAACAACGAGTTGTTCGTCACACCCAAGTATTTAAGAGTGAAAATATTTGTCGACAGCACAATACTGCACTAGCTATGGCAGTGTCAAGGTACGCTAGTGCTAACTGTCATTTCACGTCGACCTACTACTTAAAAGTGTTAAATTCGACGTGGAACAAATGATCTTTATTAACTACGGTAAACGTCTTTGGTTGAATACTAGGAAACAAACGAAATCGGGCAATTGCTGTGGTAACTGACTACTAGAGCGTTCTTTTGAGCCTTTAGCGTGCTAAAGGCTATCGGCAACAAGCGTTAACTCGTCGTCGTGAACCAGGCTGCCGGCCGTGTGCTTCTTACTCACCCTCGTCTCATTTTTTCCTGCATCGGTCGCGTGAAGTGTCGCCAACTCGCTCGCACGACAGCAGCGCGGACGCTGTCATGCAGCTCCGTGACAACGACCTGAACTCAAGTTTTCCCTTGACGTAAGCTGAGGTGGCAGCCGACAGTAAACCGGCGGGGTTCGCTTTGCTACACAGCTGCTTAGCATTCGCCGTTTTTGGCTTCCGGGCTGAACTGAAACCCAGAACTACGTTCCGCATTAAGATCAGTTCCTAGGCAATAACCAGTGCGTAATATCCTTGCCTTAAATGATGTGTAATTGTGTGATAAGACTAGTCATATGAAAGCAAAAATATTTCTAGTGACTATTTTAAAACTGGGTAAAAAAAACGCAGCCACTTGACGTAGTTTAAATTCAACACACCACGTGAGGTCGCTCTCCTATCAGTAGAGTATTTCATTTCCAGAGGTGCTCAAACAAGAGCACACAGGAAATACAGTTATGAATATAATTACCGCTTCCATTCATACAGGATACACTGAAAATGCCAaatacatctcaataaattataacatggtcaaaaatctatttatttcaGTTCTTATATACCGGCATAGTGAATTTTCGAATTTTCACTTTatcctatttttttaaattctacatattttcaagatatttatttatttttttcaattttttttttcatttttaaatatttttctttgctGTCTTGTATGCTGCTTTACCTTTTACCGCTGTAACagttgaaccccccccccccccccgccccaccatCGGGGTGAAATAAACGATTATTCAACTTCATATTCTGATtaattcaatgaattgatttaatTACTTattagtagaaaaaaaatcaaaagattaTACTCTTACTTTCAATGTGTATGTTCAgggtttccatttttcattttcatgaaaaatggaaatgaaaaatgtcatttcattccccccccccccccccccccccccagctcaaGACCTTGATTCCGAAAATGTGGTCTTCCTTGGGATCCAAGCTTACTAAAAATATAATGTTTTGacataatactgtacataaaccaatgataaagaaatacatttacttcaacaaaaatgaataataaagcTATTTTGCCCAAAATTTGTGTCTGCTCAATaatgagtacaaaaaaaaacaaatttttaaaaaagctgacAGGTGATGCACGCCAATTTGTGTTTGAACCCTAAACATGGACACAGTTTATACCTCTCTCACAGGCTACAAAGGTGGGTTAGGTTGCGTGACTATAATTAAAGAGACATTGGTGAAAGAAATATTCTTGAGTTTAAATCCCTATATCAAAGGAACAAGTGCAGACAACCTGTCAACCTACACAGCAAGTTCATTGCCACGGTTTACAGAAATGGGAGAACTGGTGAGTGACAATGACTTTACATAGACCAATATCAATCTATTTTACTGGCAAAATCACGATTGGGTACATACATAAATCTCCATTATGGATTTTTACGCTTTCTTTTCCCTGCTGGCGTTGAGCATCTCGCTCATACTCCATCATGTGACCTTGGGGTGGGTGGCAGACAGATGATGTGCAGGCTATCACAGCTGTTGGCCGTTCAGCTCTGTCCTTGAGGTTTCACTGATTTGATTTCCTGGGTTGTCACAGTCAACACAAAAGGAAACCAAAAGGCTTTTGATGCATTATAGTGTTGCGCCGTTCAGTCAAACAGTTAAATATTAGAAAACATAAGAGTGACATTCTCACAGAAGCTCTAAATTCAAACCTCGAAGGGCTTAATGCTAATTACGGCTGGAGAGAGGGCTCTGTTAGTATCTGACAGTATTGAACCTTAAGCTGCAGCATCGCGGCAAAAGGGAAGTAGGTCACATGATCGGCGTTTGCTGCATGATGTCACAGTAGGCGGAAGTCAGTGGAAGCGTTGCAGGCTGCAGCATTAGCTTTTTAGCCTAAATTTAGAATGGAAAAAGATCCAGATTCCCTTTGATAAGTGGTTGTAGTTTCCACTACCTACATATCTGTTGTGACGCTCGAACAACTAGGAATACGTGCAATGAAATGTCGACCAACCACTGAATAAGAAGACATCGATTGCTGtagttgaaaataaaaaactctaCGGCTGACGCAGTTTGTTCAGATTTCAAAACCATTTTCTCAATAGGAAATGACCTGTTACAGTGTCAAACTGTGGCCTTCATAAAACGTTTACTAGCCATACAATGTTTTATGCaccattttaacatttgtaacTGTCACGCAAGTGTAAAAATTAGcgtaattaaaaaacaacaacaacggtaGTATCGACCAGGGTATTGGGAAAAATTAAtcgctcatccatccattttctataatgtTTGTCCTCAGTAGGGTTGCAGAGCGcttgataaaataaaacaaaacagatattattactgtatgtctCATCTAGTTGGTCTGCTGTTAACTAATGTTAGCTAATAATGTTCAGTGGGACTGGGACTAACTGGCATCACTACTTTTCTCCCATTCTCACTTAcaccacttaaatgtttttttttcatctcatgCTCTTTTTCAGTGTTAAAGGGGTGCTTTGTCATTGGTATGGGTCAATGTCAGCCATTTCTAGGGGCCCCCTTCAGATCGTGGCCGTAGCCAATTGCCTCGGTGGCCTGGCCCATTGTGGCGTCTTTGACCGTGCGGCAAGACCTGCTAACCATTATGCTGCCCTTAATTAGTCAGTTAATTtttataatgaaaaataaaataaataaataatgagaaATCAGAAtctctctctgaatgttctgaccTCCTGTTTCAATGCCAGGGCAATACTGAGCGGAATAACGCTGCCCCCACTAGCATGGATGTAGCGTAACTAAAGATAGCTGGTGTCGTGCTGCGCTTCTTCTGCAGAAAACCAATCGCGAGTGAATCGACAGTGTGTGCTGCTCGCATCCAGACGGCGCACTCAATTGCGGAGTTTGCAAATTCAAAACCAACACAGTTGTCAGTTTAAAGCGATTTTTGTGTAAGCAGCTCCAACATTGACTTGACAAAATCACACACCGCGTCTCTTACGTGAGTGGTGATCGCTGATGGATTCAGCTTGTAAGAGACTGACAGGCGGCTACTTCACTCGCTCTAAACTACACCTCGATTCCTTTTGACAAATcgtcaaaacaaacacaaccaaacacacacatgcacgcgcacgTGCACGAAGCCAGTAGATACACAGGCGCACACTGTCGCTTCAATGACTCCAAATGTATGCCTCTAAAGCGCTGGAGGGCCGCGGCTCAATAAAGTGGGAGCTGCTGTAGGACGAGCAGTGATTTGATGACCTGGCTGGGAATATCATATCATCATGCCGAGGGACATGCTTATCATTCTCCTCACGCCAGCCACTCAGCACCCTGCTAGCAACACTGTGCAAGTGGAAGGCACCCATTGACCGAATTAGAGGCTGCACTGCACCCAATAGCGTGCATGTTATCATCCTGTAAGCTTAAGATGGGAGCTATCGATACACAATGATTGCTAGTCAGCATTTTACAACTAAAGCCGCAACCTTATCTGCTCGTGTGTAGGAGTTGATAtgattcttatttatttatttatttatgtattttttgctgcGTTTGTGAAAGACACGCTTGAGCTCGTCTGACATGATCTGATCTGCATGTAACTAAATGCCATGCACAAAATTTATAGATTCGGTGTCCATGGTTACAATGTAAATGTGTTATCACCTTGGCGACGAGAGCTTTGAGTCACAGAGGACAGCTTCGACCTGATACAGTGGAAGTCGAAGATAATCCATTTTGTTTGAGCACCAACTTGTTCGAATTgcaacaccatttttttttttttccttttgggaAAAATGTAAAGCGAAAAATAAAATACGTTTTAACCACTCTTTAAtcaaatgaagtaaaactaCTTGACCTTTGAAGACACCTGACAAGGCGGGCGggtggggttcaccctggactggttgccagccaattgcatattgacaaacaaacattcacactcccattcacacccatggacaattCAGTCATCAATAACTttaacctgcatgttttgggaacgtGAGAGGAAGTCGGTGTACGAAGAGAAGTGGAAACCATAGGGAATATTTCAAGTATTATTTGAGTATGACTGTTTGACTAAATACAATGTAGCACGACAACAGTGATGCTAGCTTGTCATTGGAGTGGTCcatcgtgtgttagcattaagctaacataATTTTCCAAGGcagttgtgtggttgttttaaacacacaataTGCAATTGCCTTTATGTTGAATTTGGCCACACTGTGTACAATTgaatcccccccaccccgccctcCCGGAtggtcaaacaaaacaaaatataaacgtCTTTAAGGCCTGCATGTTATTAGGATCTGCTTGGTAATTTAGTTCATTTGTGTATGAACTTGCTTTTTAACTCATTgtattgctcatattgtacGGAGGAGCCATAACCCTTGCTATTTTGCAGAAAGCTTTATTCCTTGTTCTTTGGTTATTATCAAACCTTTCCACGTTTCCATCACTGTTACGCCATTGCAgtgacatcacaaaaacataaatcgtcacagaaaaagcaaaataccgTTATGGAGGTAATCCTTTAGATCCACACAGAGCTGGAGCATCATAAGACTTTTTGACTTCTTACACAATTACAGGTTTTGTTTGGCTTGCGACATATaattttccagtaaattcttgAGATAGTGTAACCTTTACGGTGTTTCACTTCagaagttccactgtaattattttaccattACACTTTAAACCCAAGTAAAAGGCCATTAGagttgcaaacatttcaacacataTTACCTGTCACTCCAGTACAATCGTGCTGATTAAATCAGTACTTCCAGCTCCTGTGTCTCTGTCTTAGTGTCAGTCAAGGTTTAATGACATTGCACGTATAGTGACGGCTCAGTCAGCTGTGGTAAAAGAGGCCGCTCGTGTCTGCAGTAAAGGTTGCCCTCTGCGCCGGAAAACTGCTGTACGTCTCCGGCAGTAATTAGGCGTACTCGTGTAGCGAAGAAGCCAACGTTTATTAAAATCCACAATCTCCCTCATTCCCCTAGCAAATCAGCCTACTGTTATATCTGAATGTGAAAGTTCGTTCACCACTGTTAATagtgaaacataaataacaataaatgactCGATGACCTTTGATACGGGTATGCAAGACTGGATTCTGACTGCATTGAGTGAGTGAGAAAGTTTTACAGAAATAAAGCTGAAAAAAGccgaaagaaaaacaatgaattcTTTGGTGG is drawn from Phycodurus eques isolate BA_2022a chromosome 12, UOR_Pequ_1.1, whole genome shotgun sequence and contains these coding sequences:
- the abhd13 gene encoding protein ABHD13 → MEKPWRLWGAVERCTLTLVSWSWGTCRVSLLALILTFHLYGGFILLALILASVAGILYKFQDALLYFPDQPSSSRLYVPVPTGIPHENVYIRTKDGVKLNLILLRYTGDSPSGVSAANQSGTASSAPPTILYFHGNAGNIGHRVPNALLMLVNLKANVVLVDYRGYGKSDGEPGEEGLYLDAEATLDYVMTRPDLDKTKVILFGRSLGGAVVIRLASANPHRVAAIMVENTFLSIPHMAATLFSFLPMRLLPLWCYRNQFLSYRKVALCRMPSLFVSGLSDQLIPPVMMKQLYEMSPSRTKRLAIFPEGTHNDTWQCQGYFAALEQFINELLKSHAHEESAQTSSSVTII